From Pseudonocardia autotrophica, one genomic window encodes:
- the mshC gene encoding cysteine--1-D-myo-inosityl 2-amino-2-deoxy-alpha-D-glucopyranoside ligase: MDTWAPTDVPALDGSGPPLRLHDTATGRIRPTAPGAVATMYVCGITPYDATHLGHAATYLAFDLVNRLWRDLGHEVHYVQNVTDIDEPLLERAERDQDDWVVLALRETALFREDMEALRVIPPRQFVGAVEAIPEIAELVAKLVASGAAYRIDDPEYPDVYHDVSSTGRFGYESNYDQETMLRFSRERGGDPDRPGKRNPLDPLLWRMERPGEPAWESTDLGRGRPGWHVECAAIGLNRLGPQIDLNGGGSDLIFPHHECGALHAESLSGEHPFARHYTHTGMIGLDGEKMSKSKGNLVFVSKLRNSGVDPNVIRVALLGGHYRTDRSWTDEVHAVGDKRIARWREAVALDAGPDATELVSALRTRLADDLDTPGALAAVDAWADEALTRRGTDPQAPGTVRTALDALLGVRL, from the coding sequence ATGGACACCTGGGCCCCGACCGACGTCCCGGCACTGGATGGCAGCGGTCCCCCGTTGCGGCTGCACGACACCGCGACCGGCCGGATCCGGCCGACCGCGCCCGGTGCGGTCGCCACGATGTACGTCTGCGGGATCACCCCGTACGACGCGACCCACCTCGGCCACGCCGCCACCTACCTGGCGTTCGACCTGGTCAACCGGCTGTGGCGGGATCTCGGGCACGAGGTGCACTACGTCCAGAACGTCACCGACATCGACGAGCCGCTGCTCGAGCGGGCCGAGCGCGACCAGGACGACTGGGTCGTGCTGGCGCTGCGCGAGACGGCGCTGTTCCGCGAGGACATGGAGGCGCTGCGGGTGATCCCGCCGCGCCAGTTCGTCGGCGCGGTCGAGGCCATCCCGGAGATCGCCGAGCTGGTCGCGAAGCTGGTCGCCTCGGGTGCGGCCTACCGGATCGACGACCCGGAGTACCCGGACGTCTACCACGACGTCTCGTCGACCGGCCGTTTCGGCTACGAGTCGAACTACGACCAGGAGACGATGCTGCGCTTCTCCCGGGAGCGCGGCGGCGACCCGGACCGCCCGGGCAAGCGCAACCCGCTCGATCCGCTGCTGTGGCGGATGGAGCGCCCTGGCGAGCCGGCGTGGGAGTCCACCGACCTGGGCCGTGGCCGCCCCGGATGGCACGTCGAGTGTGCGGCGATCGGGCTCAACCGGCTCGGCCCGCAGATCGACCTGAACGGTGGTGGTTCGGACCTGATCTTCCCGCACCACGAGTGCGGTGCCCTGCACGCCGAGTCCCTCAGCGGTGAGCACCCGTTCGCCCGGCACTACACGCACACCGGCATGATCGGGTTGGACGGCGAGAAGATGTCGAAGTCCAAGGGGAACCTGGTCTTCGTGTCCAAGCTGCGCAACTCCGGGGTGGACCCGAACGTCATCCGGGTCGCGCTGCTCGGCGGGCACTACCGCACCGACCGGTCCTGGACCGACGAGGTGCACGCGGTGGGGGACAAGCGGATCGCCCGCTGGCGGGAGGCCGTGGCGCTCGACGCCGGGCCGGATGCCACGGAGCTGGTGTCGGCGCTGCGCACCCGGCTCGCCGACGACCTGGACACCCCCGGCGCGCTCGCCGCGGTCGACGCCTGGGCCGACGAGGCGCTCACCCGCCGGGGCACCGACCCGCAGGCACCCGGGACGGTCCGCACCGCGCTGGACGCACTCCTGGGCGTCCGCCTCTGA
- a CDS encoding zinc-binding dehydrogenase produces the protein MNTEPGRGELLVDVGAQRPGPGTGHTLAGTVTALGPGVDPELRGRTVVTRTGRGRPDARIVVTASTVVALPDGIDAARAAVLFDDAGTALAALERTPVRRGEDVLVLPAADGPGALLVRLLADAGARVVGAARGEQATRLARELGAAQVVDHGHRDWVAQVHALLPRGPAVVFDGAGGTIGRAAAWLVAEGGRYDSYGTALGPAPDLGPCEPRARRITVTRSP, from the coding sequence ATGAACACCGAACCGGGCCGGGGTGAGCTGCTGGTGGACGTCGGGGCGCAGCGCCCCGGGCCGGGGACCGGCCACACCCTGGCCGGGACCGTCACCGCGCTCGGCCCCGGCGTCGACCCGGAGCTGCGCGGACGGACCGTCGTGACCCGGACGGGCCGCGGCCGGCCGGACGCGCGGATCGTCGTCACGGCGAGCACGGTCGTCGCCCTGCCCGACGGGATCGACGCCGCGCGCGCCGCGGTGCTGTTCGACGACGCCGGGACCGCGCTCGCGGCACTGGAGCGGACCCCGGTCCGCCGCGGCGAGGACGTCCTGGTGCTGCCCGCCGCCGACGGGCCGGGCGCGCTGCTCGTCCGGCTGCTCGCCGACGCCGGCGCGCGGGTCGTCGGTGCGGCGCGCGGGGAGCAGGCGACGCGGCTGGCGCGCGAGCTCGGGGCGGCACAGGTCGTCGACCACGGGCACCGGGACTGGGTGGCGCAGGTGCACGCGCTGCTCCCGCGCGGCCCGGCGGTCGTGTTCGACGGCGCCGGGGGCACGATCGGCCGAGCCGCCGCCTGGCTGGTCGCCGAGGGCGGCCGCTACGACTCCTACGGCACCGCGCTGGGGCCCGCACCGGATCTCGGGCCGTGCGAGCCGCGGGCACGCAGGATCACCGTCACGAGATCGCCGTGA
- a CDS encoding response regulator transcription factor translates to MDRIRTLIVDDHAPFRAGLRTLLGTADDVEVCGEAATGEEALAAVVAHHPDVVLLDLTMPGMGGITATERIVTASPHARVLVLSMSGDDDSVLAALRAGARGYLLKGAARAEILRAVRTVAGGEAILGPSVAGRLPALLAPAAAAPPPFPQLSAREREVLAGLAAGLTNPRIASRLGLSEKTVRNLVSAVLAKLGVADRAEAADRARAAGLGP, encoded by the coding sequence ATGGACCGGATCCGGACACTGATCGTCGATGACCACGCGCCCTTCCGGGCCGGGCTGCGGACCCTGCTCGGCACGGCCGACGACGTCGAGGTCTGCGGCGAGGCCGCGACCGGCGAGGAGGCGCTCGCCGCGGTCGTCGCGCACCACCCGGACGTCGTGCTGCTCGATCTCACGATGCCAGGGATGGGCGGGATCACCGCCACCGAGCGGATCGTCACCGCCAGCCCGCACGCCCGTGTCCTGGTGCTGAGCATGTCCGGCGACGACGACTCGGTGCTCGCCGCGCTGCGCGCCGGTGCCCGCGGTTACCTGCTGAAGGGCGCGGCGCGGGCGGAGATCCTGCGGGCGGTGCGCACCGTCGCCGGCGGCGAAGCCATCCTCGGCCCGTCCGTGGCCGGCCGGCTCCCCGCGCTGCTGGCTCCGGCCGCCGCGGCGCCGCCACCGTTTCCGCAGCTCAGCGCACGGGAGCGGGAGGTGCTGGCCGGACTGGCGGCGGGCCTGACCAATCCGCGGATCGCGAGCCGGCTGGGGTTGAGCGAGAAGACCGTCCGCAACCTGGTGTCGGCGGTGCTCGCGAAGCTCGGGGTGGCCGACCGGGCCGAGGCCGCCGATCGGGCCCGGGCGGCCGGGCTCGGCCCGTGA
- a CDS encoding sensor histidine kinase, producing MTSRSGVAAIVLLLCAVAAALAVDAGEPLTQLWVLPFVAACAVTGGLVLEHRSGHRVGLLLLGSSACFALPEAAGRLALRLPEGSVAASALGWPQSWLWVPANLMLALVPLLFPDGVLPRRGRIVLAGITGLAGITAVLSAVRPGPDTQLGIGSRPNPLGVPALAGLVDPVATLFTLVCGLLLVVGVVQLGVRFRRAAPGSTDRRRLAWPVWALGMAALVVLARLVAGLTDDEPGPWPSSAPFWEVLGSTAALLVPVSIGIAVARHRLLDIELVIGRTVVLVTLSAAVVGSYLAAVTIGGRLLEPLLGTRGDLPAALVGVAVAAVLFAPLRSRLQRRVDRFLYGERGDPYAVLAGLGHRLEAVADPSSLPAIARTVRDALQLSSVRIEVDGDPDLGAGAGAGQDPAAGTAEIVELTAGAEHVGRLVLGPRPGERTLSARDRRLLRDLSGPIASTVRAVRATGRARLLAEDLQRSREHLVRAREEERRRMRRDLHDGLGPTLAGLVMRADAARETGGGPDELAEIAVQARTALDDVRRLVDGLRPPALDTLGLAGTIRAQLQGRPRGVPEAVLDLPAPLPQLPAAAEVAALRIVTEAVANADRHARASRVRVALRMCGDDLHVTVTDDGIGPPDGPGSGVGLPSMVERAAELGGGATVDRAAGGGTRVHAVLPAGPGTGAGGADGPDPDTDRR from the coding sequence GTGACCTCCCGTTCCGGCGTCGCGGCGATCGTGCTCCTGCTGTGCGCGGTCGCCGCGGCGCTCGCCGTGGACGCCGGCGAGCCGCTCACCCAGCTGTGGGTGCTGCCGTTCGTCGCGGCCTGCGCGGTGACCGGCGGGCTGGTGCTGGAGCACCGGTCCGGGCACCGGGTCGGCCTGCTGCTGCTCGGGTCCTCGGCCTGCTTCGCGCTGCCCGAGGCCGCCGGCCGGCTGGCGCTGCGCCTGCCGGAGGGGTCGGTCGCCGCATCCGCGCTCGGGTGGCCCCAGTCCTGGCTGTGGGTGCCCGCGAACCTGATGCTGGCGCTGGTTCCGCTGCTGTTCCCGGACGGGGTGCTCCCCCGCCGCGGCCGGATCGTGCTGGCCGGGATCACCGGACTCGCCGGGATCACCGCGGTGCTGTCCGCGGTGCGCCCCGGCCCGGATACCCAGCTCGGCATCGGCAGCAGGCCCAATCCGCTCGGCGTCCCGGCGCTGGCCGGGCTCGTCGATCCGGTCGCGACGCTGTTCACCCTGGTCTGCGGGCTGCTGCTGGTCGTCGGCGTGGTGCAGCTCGGCGTGCGGTTCCGCCGGGCCGCACCGGGCAGCACCGACCGCCGCAGGCTCGCCTGGCCGGTCTGGGCGCTCGGGATGGCCGCACTGGTCGTGCTCGCCCGGCTCGTCGCCGGACTGACCGACGACGAGCCGGGACCGTGGCCGTCGTCGGCGCCGTTCTGGGAGGTGCTCGGCTCGACGGCGGCGCTGCTCGTCCCGGTGTCCATCGGGATCGCGGTGGCCCGGCACCGGCTGCTCGACATCGAGCTGGTGATCGGGCGGACGGTCGTACTGGTGACGCTGTCCGCCGCCGTCGTCGGCAGCTACCTCGCCGCCGTCACGATCGGCGGTCGGCTGCTGGAACCACTGCTCGGGACCCGCGGGGACCTGCCGGCGGCGCTGGTCGGGGTCGCGGTGGCGGCGGTGCTGTTCGCACCGCTGCGCTCCCGCCTGCAGCGGCGGGTGGACCGGTTCCTCTACGGGGAACGCGGCGACCCCTACGCGGTGCTCGCCGGTCTCGGGCACCGGCTGGAGGCGGTCGCCGATCCGTCGTCGCTGCCCGCGATCGCCCGCACCGTGCGGGACGCGCTGCAGCTGTCCTCGGTACGGATCGAGGTCGACGGGGACCCCGATCTCGGCGCGGGAGCCGGTGCCGGTCAGGATCCGGCGGCGGGCACCGCGGAGATCGTCGAGCTGACCGCGGGTGCCGAGCACGTCGGACGGCTGGTGCTGGGCCCGCGGCCCGGTGAGCGGACCCTGTCCGCGCGCGACCGCAGGTTGCTGCGCGACCTGTCCGGCCCGATCGCGAGCACCGTGCGCGCGGTGCGGGCGACCGGCCGGGCCCGGTTGCTCGCCGAGGACCTGCAACGGTCCCGGGAGCATCTGGTGCGGGCCCGCGAGGAGGAGCGCAGGCGGATGCGGCGCGACCTGCACGACGGCCTCGGCCCGACGCTCGCCGGTCTGGTCATGCGGGCCGACGCGGCCCGGGAGACCGGTGGCGGGCCGGACGAGCTCGCCGAGATCGCCGTGCAGGCCAGGACCGCGCTCGACGACGTCCGGCGGCTCGTCGACGGCCTGCGTCCGCCCGCGCTGGACACCCTCGGGCTCGCCGGGACGATCCGGGCCCAGCTGCAGGGCAGGCCGCGCGGAGTTCCCGAGGCCGTCCTCGATCTGCCCGCTCCGCTGCCGCAGCTGCCCGCCGCCGCCGAGGTGGCGGCGCTGCGGATCGTCACCGAGGCCGTCGCCAACGCCGACCGGCACGCCAGGGCGTCCCGGGTGCGGGTGGCGCTGCGGATGTGCGGGGACGACCTGCACGTCACCGTCACCGACGACGGGATCGGCCCGCCGGACGGGCCGGGCTCCGGGGTCGGGTTGCCCTCGATGGTCGAGCGGGCCGCGGAGCTGGGTGGTGGCGCTACGGTCGATCGGGCCGCCGGGGGCGGGACCCGGGTGCACGCCGTGCTGCCGGCCGGCCCCGGTACCGGAGCGGGAGGTGCCGATGGACCGGATCCGGACACTGATCGTCGATGA
- a CDS encoding MFS transporter: protein MIRRFALFAGAFLGPFGGGLTAAILPELAADFGVPTAAASASITVYLLPFAAVMLVSGTLGERWGRSRTVVAGYAVYVVASLACVLAASWTLFLAARALQGVANAFTTPLLLAALAGSVEPERLGRALGWFGSLQAAGQTFAPLVGGLAAEIDWRLAFGAAAAVALLLGSAGIPGGAAPGTSTTRPRPRLRSAWTGPILRLGLAAGLGWGLLAGLNFLLALRLEETFGLGSGARGLVLTALGVAGMLSARAVGGAIDRIGPRRCVALGAVGGALLVAGMGTVPVLGVVVACWALAGVCGQFVLVGVNTLALGAGGTNSGGAVSVVQAGRFGGTAASPMVITPLYHADPLAAFLVPAGVLASAVPAVLALDRHRP from the coding sequence CTGATCCGCCGGTTCGCGCTGTTCGCCGGCGCCTTCCTCGGCCCGTTCGGTGGCGGCCTGACCGCGGCGATCCTGCCGGAACTGGCCGCCGACTTCGGCGTCCCGACGGCGGCGGCGTCGGCCTCCATCACCGTCTACCTGCTGCCGTTCGCCGCCGTGATGCTCGTCTCCGGGACACTCGGCGAGCGGTGGGGCAGATCCCGCACCGTGGTCGCCGGGTACGCGGTCTACGTCGTGGCGTCGCTGGCCTGCGTGCTCGCGGCGTCCTGGACGCTGTTCCTGGCCGCCCGGGCGTTGCAGGGGGTCGCGAACGCCTTCACCACACCGCTGCTGCTGGCCGCACTGGCCGGATCGGTGGAGCCCGAGCGGCTCGGCAGGGCACTCGGCTGGTTCGGCTCGCTGCAGGCCGCGGGTCAGACGTTCGCACCGCTGGTCGGCGGTCTGGCCGCCGAGATCGACTGGCGGCTGGCGTTCGGCGCGGCCGCCGCGGTGGCGCTGCTGCTCGGATCGGCCGGGATCCCGGGAGGGGCCGCTCCGGGGACGTCCACGACGCGGCCACGACCGCGGCTGCGTTCGGCGTGGACCGGTCCGATCCTGCGGCTCGGACTGGCCGCCGGACTGGGCTGGGGCCTGCTGGCCGGGCTGAACTTCCTGCTCGCGCTGCGCCTGGAGGAGACCTTCGGGCTCGGCTCCGGCGCCCGTGGGCTGGTACTGACCGCGCTCGGTGTCGCCGGGATGCTGTCCGCGCGTGCGGTCGGCGGCGCGATCGACCGGATCGGGCCGCGCCGCTGCGTGGCACTCGGCGCCGTCGGTGGGGCGCTGCTGGTCGCCGGGATGGGGACGGTCCCGGTGCTGGGCGTGGTCGTCGCCTGCTGGGCGCTGGCCGGGGTGTGCGGCCAGTTCGTGCTGGTCGGGGTGAACACTCTCGCGCTGGGCGCCGGCGGCACGAACAGCGGCGGGGCGGTGTCGGTGGTGCAGGCGGGGCGGTTCGGCGGGACGGCCGCGTCACCGATGGTGATCACCCCGCTCTATCACGCGGACCCGCTGGCCGCCTTCCTGGTGCCCGCCGGGGTGCTGGCCTCCGCGGTGCCGGCCGTCCTCGCGCTGGACCGGCACCGGCCCTGA
- a CDS encoding PAC2 family protein yields MTDREPSATGGGETPDLVEPVLIAAFEGWNDAGEAASTALEHLELSWDAEPLTSIDPEEYYDFQVTRPHVKLADGVTRRIEWQTTRLSWATLPGTGRHVVLVNGIEPNLRWRSFCAELIGQAERLGVTKVITLGALLTEVPHTRPTPVNGTSWDAESLKDMGTEPSNYEGPTGIVAVFQQACVQAGIPAVSYWAEVPHYVSQAQVPKAAVALLHRIEEALDVEVPLGSLPEKAEEWERTVSEMADADDEVREYVRQLEEQANESDEEEARTEMRETSGDAIAADFERYLRRRGPNS; encoded by the coding sequence ATGACCGACCGAGAGCCGAGCGCCACGGGTGGCGGAGAGACCCCCGACCTGGTCGAGCCGGTCCTCATCGCCGCGTTCGAGGGCTGGAACGACGCCGGGGAGGCCGCGAGCACCGCTCTGGAGCACCTGGAGCTCAGCTGGGATGCCGAGCCGTTGACCTCGATCGATCCCGAGGAGTATTACGACTTCCAGGTCACGCGGCCGCACGTGAAGCTCGCCGACGGGGTGACCCGGCGGATCGAGTGGCAGACCACCCGGCTGTCCTGGGCGACGCTGCCCGGCACCGGACGACACGTCGTACTGGTCAACGGGATCGAGCCGAATCTGCGCTGGCGCTCCTTCTGTGCCGAACTGATCGGTCAGGCCGAACGCCTGGGAGTGACGAAGGTCATCACACTGGGCGCGTTGCTCACCGAGGTTCCGCACACCCGTCCCACCCCGGTGAACGGGACCTCGTGGGACGCGGAGTCGCTCAAGGACATGGGCACCGAGCCGTCGAACTACGAGGGGCCGACCGGCATCGTCGCGGTGTTCCAGCAGGCCTGCGTGCAGGCCGGGATCCCAGCCGTGTCGTACTGGGCCGAGGTCCCGCACTACGTGTCCCAGGCCCAGGTGCCGAAGGCCGCGGTGGCGCTGCTGCACCGGATCGAGGAGGCGCTCGACGTCGAGGTGCCGCTCGGGTCGCTCCCGGAGAAGGCCGAGGAGTGGGAGCGGACCGTCTCCGAGATGGCCGATGCCGACGACGAGGTCCGTGAGTACGTCCGCCAGCTCGAGGAGCAGGCCAACGAGTCGGACGAGGAGGAGGCGCGGACCGAGATGCGGGAGACCTCCGGCGACGCGATCGCCGCCGACTTCGAGCGCTACCTGCGCCGCCGCGGCCCGAACTCCTGA
- the metH gene encoding methionine synthase, whose protein sequence is MERKTQQLRELLGRRIGVIDGAWGTVIQGLGLSHEDYAADFLEGHPKDTNGDPDLLNLTRPDVILDVHRRYFESGADLTTTNTFTATTIGQADYALEDYAGRMNTEAARLARQAADEAEEATGEPKWVAGSIGPLNVTLSLSPKVEDPAYRAVTYQQVYDSYAAQIAALDAGGVDILLIETIFDTLNSKVALQAAHDVAPHLPVWISVTIVDRSGRTLSGQTVDAFWTSVRHAQPLVVGLNCALGADEMRPHAAALSEIADTFIATYPNAGLPNAFGGYDETPEQTAALLQEFGESGLVNIVGGCCGTGHDHIRAIADAVKDLPPRVPVEPPSRTRFSGLERFEISQDTGFVMIGERTNVTGSKRFRRLIESKDYNGALDVALDMVRGGANILDVNMDADLLESDQEMTTFLNLLATEPEVARLPIMIDSSRWSVIEAGLRCVQGKGIVNSISLKEGEEPFLEQARKVKAYGAGVVVMAFDETGQADTADRKVEICGRAYDLLVEQAGIDPHDIIFDPNILAVATGMEEHNDYAKNFIEACPRIKERCPGAHISGGVSNLSFAFRGNNVVREAMDSAFLFHAIKAGLDMGIVNAGQLAVYQDIPADLLEMCEDILFNRRPDATDRLVEAAERFKGEGTQRKVDLSWRENDVRARLSHALVHGIVDFVEEDTEEARQQADKPLHVIEGPLMDGMKVVGDLFGDGKMFLPQVVKSARVMKRAVAYLEPYMEQEKEEAKARGEIDERGNGKVVMATVKGDVHDIGKNIVGVVLGCNSYDVIDLGVMVPAQTILDTAVAENADVIGLSGLITPSLDEMVGVAQEMDRRGLKLPLLIGGATTSRQHTAVKIAPMYEGNVLHVLDASRVVGVVSDLLDDDRAEALAKRNAEDQVRLREQHAGREAKPVLSFADAVANRETVAFDELPVPEFTGVRDLTPPIAELRRYIDWQFLFLAWELKGKFPQILNSPVAKELYDDANAMLDQIIADDRFTARGVYGFWPAHSDGEDIVISPDSGDLRLPMLRQQTKKPEGRANRSLADYVAPSGDHLGAFAVSIHGAEEMAAEFEEQLDDYKAIMVKALADRLAEAFAEFAHLQARREWFEPGSDQPLDELLAEKFRGIRPAFGYPACPDHTLKRPLFDLLGAEGIGMALTESFAMTPAAAVSGMMFQNPQSRYFTVGRIGPDQVADYAERLGTEVAEVERWLRPNLGYTPDA, encoded by the coding sequence GTGGAGCGGAAGACCCAACAGCTCAGGGAACTCCTGGGCCGGCGGATCGGGGTGATCGACGGTGCCTGGGGCACCGTCATCCAGGGGTTGGGCCTGTCCCACGAGGACTATGCGGCGGACTTCCTCGAGGGGCACCCGAAGGACACCAACGGGGACCCGGACCTGCTGAACCTGACCCGTCCGGACGTCATCCTCGACGTGCACCGGCGGTACTTCGAGTCCGGCGCGGACCTGACCACGACCAACACCTTCACCGCGACGACGATCGGCCAGGCCGACTACGCGCTGGAGGACTACGCCGGCCGGATGAACACCGAGGCCGCGCGGCTGGCCCGGCAGGCCGCCGACGAGGCCGAGGAGGCCACCGGCGAGCCGAAGTGGGTGGCCGGGTCGATCGGCCCGCTCAACGTCACGTTGTCGCTGTCGCCGAAGGTGGAGGACCCGGCCTACCGCGCCGTCACCTACCAGCAGGTCTACGACTCCTACGCCGCGCAGATCGCGGCGCTCGACGCGGGCGGCGTCGACATCCTGCTGATCGAGACCATCTTCGACACGCTGAACTCCAAGGTGGCGCTGCAGGCCGCGCACGACGTCGCGCCGCATCTGCCGGTGTGGATCTCGGTGACGATCGTCGACCGCTCGGGGCGGACGTTGTCCGGGCAGACCGTCGACGCGTTCTGGACCTCGGTGCGGCACGCCCAGCCACTGGTCGTCGGCCTGAACTGCGCGCTGGGCGCGGACGAGATGCGCCCGCACGCCGCGGCGCTGTCCGAGATCGCCGACACCTTCATCGCGACCTACCCGAACGCCGGCCTGCCGAACGCCTTCGGCGGCTACGACGAGACCCCCGAGCAGACCGCGGCGCTGCTCCAGGAGTTCGGCGAGTCCGGCCTGGTGAACATCGTCGGCGGTTGCTGCGGCACCGGGCACGACCACATCCGGGCGATCGCCGACGCGGTCAAGGACCTCCCCCCGCGGGTTCCGGTCGAGCCGCCGAGCCGTACCCGGTTCTCCGGCCTGGAGCGCTTCGAGATCAGCCAGGACACCGGCTTCGTGATGATCGGTGAGCGGACCAACGTCACCGGCTCCAAGCGGTTCCGCAGGCTGATCGAGTCCAAGGACTACAACGGCGCCCTCGACGTGGCGCTGGACATGGTCCGCGGCGGCGCGAACATCCTCGACGTCAACATGGACGCCGATCTCCTCGAGTCCGACCAGGAGATGACGACCTTCCTGAACCTGCTGGCCACCGAGCCCGAGGTCGCCCGGCTGCCGATCATGATCGACAGCTCCCGCTGGTCGGTGATCGAGGCCGGGCTGCGGTGCGTGCAGGGCAAGGGCATCGTCAACTCGATCAGCCTCAAGGAGGGCGAGGAGCCCTTCCTGGAGCAGGCCCGCAAGGTCAAGGCCTACGGCGCGGGCGTCGTGGTGATGGCGTTCGACGAGACCGGCCAGGCCGACACCGCCGACCGCAAGGTCGAGATCTGCGGCCGCGCCTACGACCTGCTCGTCGAGCAGGCGGGCATCGACCCGCACGACATCATCTTCGACCCGAACATCCTCGCCGTCGCCACCGGCATGGAGGAGCACAACGACTACGCGAAGAACTTCATCGAGGCCTGCCCCCGGATCAAGGAGCGCTGCCCGGGCGCGCACATCTCCGGTGGTGTCTCGAACCTGTCGTTCGCCTTCCGTGGCAACAACGTGGTGCGCGAGGCGATGGACTCGGCGTTCCTGTTCCACGCCATCAAGGCCGGCCTGGACATGGGCATCGTCAACGCCGGCCAGCTCGCGGTCTACCAGGACATCCCGGCCGACCTGCTGGAGATGTGCGAGGACATCCTGTTCAACCGCCGGCCGGACGCCACCGACCGGCTGGTCGAGGCCGCGGAGCGGTTCAAGGGTGAGGGCACCCAGCGCAAGGTCGACCTGTCCTGGCGGGAGAACGACGTCCGCGCCCGGCTCTCGCACGCGCTGGTGCACGGGATCGTCGACTTCGTCGAAGAGGACACCGAGGAGGCGCGGCAGCAGGCGGACAAGCCGCTGCACGTCATCGAGGGTCCGCTGATGGACGGCATGAAGGTCGTCGGTGACCTGTTCGGCGACGGCAAGATGTTCCTGCCCCAGGTCGTGAAGTCCGCGCGCGTGATGAAGCGGGCGGTCGCCTATCTCGAGCCCTACATGGAGCAGGAGAAGGAGGAGGCCAAGGCCCGCGGCGAGATCGACGAGCGCGGCAACGGCAAGGTCGTCATGGCCACGGTCAAGGGCGACGTGCACGACATCGGCAAGAACATCGTCGGCGTCGTGCTGGGCTGCAACAGCTACGACGTCATCGACCTCGGCGTGATGGTGCCCGCCCAGACGATCCTGGACACCGCGGTCGCCGAGAACGCCGACGTCATCGGGCTGTCCGGGCTGATCACACCGTCGCTGGACGAGATGGTCGGCGTGGCCCAGGAGATGGACCGGCGCGGGCTGAAGCTCCCGCTGCTGATCGGCGGCGCGACGACGTCCCGCCAGCACACCGCGGTCAAGATCGCCCCCATGTACGAGGGCAACGTGCTGCACGTGCTGGACGCCTCCCGGGTCGTCGGTGTCGTCTCCGACCTGCTCGACGACGACCGGGCCGAGGCACTGGCCAAGCGCAACGCGGAGGACCAGGTCCGGCTCCGCGAGCAGCACGCCGGCCGTGAGGCGAAGCCGGTGCTGTCGTTCGCCGACGCCGTCGCCAACCGCGAGACCGTCGCGTTCGACGAGCTTCCGGTGCCGGAGTTCACCGGTGTGCGCGACCTGACCCCGCCGATCGCCGAGCTGCGCCGCTACATCGACTGGCAGTTCCTGTTCCTGGCCTGGGAGCTGAAGGGCAAGTTCCCGCAGATCCTGAACTCGCCGGTGGCCAAGGAGCTCTACGACGACGCCAACGCGATGCTCGACCAGATCATCGCCGACGACCGGTTCACCGCGCGGGGTGTGTACGGCTTCTGGCCGGCGCACTCGGACGGCGAGGACATCGTGATCAGCCCGGACTCGGGCGACCTGCGGCTGCCGATGCTGCGTCAGCAGACGAAGAAGCCGGAGGGCCGCGCCAACCGCAGCCTCGCCGACTACGTCGCCCCCTCCGGCGACCATCTCGGTGCGTTCGCGGTGTCCATCCACGGCGCCGAGGAGATGGCCGCCGAGTTCGAGGAGCAGCTCGACGACTACAAGGCGATCATGGTGAAGGCGCTGGCCGACCGGCTGGCCGAGGCGTTCGCCGAGTTCGCTCACCTGCAGGCCCGCCGGGAGTGGTTCGAGCCCGGATCCGACCAGCCGCTCGACGAGCTGCTCGCGGAGAAGTTCCGCGGCATCCGGCCCGCCTTCGGCTATCCGGCCTGCCCGGACCACACCCTCAAGCGCCCGCTGTTCGACCTGCTGGGCGCCGAGGGCATCGGGATGGCACTGACCGAGTCGTTCGCGATGACCCCGGCGGCCGCGGTCAGCGGGATGATGTTCCAGAACCCGCAGTCGCGCTACTTCACGGTGGGCCGGATCGGTCCGGACCAGGTCGCGGACTACGCGGAGCGGCTCGGGACCGAGGTCGCCGAGGTCGAGCGGTGGCTGCGGCCGAACCTGGGATACACCCCCGATGCGTGA